The following proteins are co-located in the Camelina sativa cultivar DH55 chromosome 12, Cs, whole genome shotgun sequence genome:
- the LOC104729907 gene encoding probable protein phosphatase 2C 62 isoform X1, giving the protein MADHLIFSLQAPTFLIFPSLHRPWGFFRRLPGGVRFSVKEFRLSSQLQLAKSVSHSQSLASASSPCPPEKFDLVSTTQLKDGSYVFRFGDASEIEKYLEAEEKARCVEEEVEKKQHANTSEEASEVSRKQRVKDLDPVPVLKEKSDAKKEESAAPSNLSSNVIKIKDRKRVRAPTKKKKETLISVNVSRSQEDKVETKLASVSNLSSIATVAEAIPTSSTEENAVVSEESEPVAVEPLSSKVMETVSVNKIGDRETNGYQQITENRMEVQTRPRSSSSQHGSQSHGLEEVVTVSTVEIDDNLAVREKPVGTIEAEENLVVEPTATAAVFPDEFVSTPEATPSSVDEIAQRPVSSEENPMKSFEAEEDNLAEPGSQSQDLEEVAPVYAIEIDDNLAVREKPVKNIEAEENLVVEPTDTAAAGELISTSEAIDCSVDEIAQKPVIDTSEEKPIKTFEPEENILVEPEATHLSNAEIAEKPAVDASEVENDGENVASTIEDEITVKDAIIDNGSISKTADETEGEDLQVPALETTTLEPIEVASDREELLSKEFYLDSGLASLQRPYKALAGREDAYFTFHHNWIGIADGVSQWSFEGINKGMYSQELMSNCQKIISDETAKMTDPVQVLHRSVNETKSSGSSTALIAHLDNNELHIANIGDTGFIVIRDGTVLQKSSPMFHHFCFPLQITQGCDVLKLAEVYNVKLDEGDVVIVATDGLFDNLYEKEIVSIVCESLEQSLEPQEIAELVAAKAQEVGGSETERTPFADAAKEEGYVGHKGGKLDAVTVIVSFVKTVST; this is encoded by the exons ATGGCTGATCACTTGATATTTTCTCTTCAAGCTCCtacttttttgatttttccttctcttcaccGTCCATGGGGTTTCTTTCGGAGACTTCCTGGTGGAGTTAGATTCTCCGTTAAGGAGTTCCGATTGTCTTCTCAACTACAGTTGGCTAAGTCCGTTTCACATTCACAGTCTTTAGCTTCCGCTTCTTCTCCATGTCCACCGGAGAAGTTCGATCTCGTGTCCACCACTC AGCTTAAGGATGGAAGTTATGTCTTCCGGTTTGGGGATGCAAGTGAAATTGAGAAATATCTAGAGGCTGAAGAAAAAGCGAGATgcgtagaagaagaagtagagaagAAGCAACATGCGAATACATCAGAAGAAGCCAGTGAAGTTTCAAGGAAACAACGGGTAAAAGATCTTGATCCTGTTCCTGTATTGAAGGAAAAATCTGATGCGAAGAAAGAGGAAAGTGCTGCTCCTTCCAACCTTAGTAGCAATGTCATCAAAATTAAGGATCGTAAAAGGGTTCGTGCTCCtactaagaagaaaaaagaaactttaattTCGGTGAATGTATCACGGAGCCAAGAAGATAAGGTTGAAACGAAACTTGCTAGTGTGTCCAATCTGAGCTCCATAGCTACTGTAGCAGAAGCTATTCCTACTAGCTCAACTGAAGAAAATGCAGTTGTTTCTGAGGAATCTGAGCCAGTTGCTGTGGAGCCTCTTTCTTCTAAAGTCATGGAGACAGTTTCAGTCAATAAAATAGGAGACCGTGAGACAAATGGTTATCAACAAATCACTGAGAATCGTATGGAGGTTCAAACAAGACCGAGATCATCTAGTTCACAACATGGCTCACAGTCCCATGGTCTTGAGGAAGTTGTGACTGTATCCACCGTCGAAATTGATGACAATTTGGCTGTGAGGGAAAAGCCTGTGGGAACCATTGAAGCTGAGGAGAATCTTGTAGTTGAACCAACAGCTACAGCTGCTGTGTTTCCTGATGAATTCGTTTCAACTCCAGAAGCAACACCTAGCAGCGTTGATGAGATCGCTCAAAGGCCTGTATCGTCTGAGGAAAATCCTATGAAAAGTTTTGAAGCTGAGGAAGATAATTTAGCTGAACCTGGCTCACAGTCCCAGGATCTTGAGGAAGTTGCGCCTGTATACGCCATCGAAATTGATGACAATTTGGCTGTGAGGGAAAAGCCTGTGAAAAATATTGAAGCTGAGGAGAATCTTGTAGTTGAACCAACAGATACAGCTGCTGCTGGTGAACTCATTTCAACTTCAGAAGCAATAGATTGTAGCGTTGATGAGATCGCTCAAAAGCCTGTAATTGATACTTCTGAGGAAAAACCTATAAAAACTTTTGAACCTGAGGAGAATATTTTAGTTGAACCGGAAGCAACACATCTCAGCAACGCTGAGATCGCGGAAAAGCCTGCAGTTGATGCGTCTGAGGTG GAAAATGATGGAGAAAATGTGGCTTCAACCATAGAAGATGAAATAACTGTGAAGGACGCAATAATTGATAATGGTAGCATATCTAAAACCGCCGATGAAACAGAAGGGGAAGATCTCCAAGTTCCTGCACTTGAAACGACCACTCTTGAACCAATTGAAGTGGCTTCTGACAG GGAAGAGCTTTTGTCCAAAGAATTTTACTTGGACTCTGGTTTGGCTTCACTCCAAAGGCCCTATAAG GCTTTGGCAGGTCGGGAAGATGCTTATTTTACCTTTCACCACAACTGGATAGGTATTGCTGATGGAGTCTCTCAGTGGTCATTTGAAG GAATCAATAAGGGAATGTATTCTCAAGAACTCATGAGCAACTGTCAGAAGATTATTTCTGATGAAACCGCTAAGATGACTGACCCAGTTCAAGTTCTCCATAGAAGTGTCAATGAGACCAAGTCCTCTGGATCATCAACAGCCTTAATTGCTCATCTTGACAATAAT GAACTCCACATTGCCAATATCGGAGATACAGGATTCATAGTTATTAGGGACGGCACAGTATTGCAGAAGTCGTCTCCAATGtttcatcatttttgttttcccttaCAAATTACGCAAGGCTGTGATGTCCTAAAACTTGCAGAG GTTTACAATGTGAAACTGGATGAAGGCGATGTTGTCATCGTAGCAACTGATGGACTCTTTGACAATTTGTACGAGAAAGAAATAGTTTCAATAGTTTGCGAGTCACTGGAACAGAGTTTGGAACCTCAG GAAATAGCAGAGTTAGTGGCTGCAAAGGCACAAGAGGTGGGAGGAagtgaaacagagagaacacCGTTTGCAGACGcagctaaagaagaaggatatGTTGGACACAAAGGTGGTAAACTTGATGCTGTTACTGTCATCGTTTCATTCGTCAAAACTGTCTCTACTTAA
- the LOC104729907 gene encoding probable protein phosphatase 2C 62 isoform X2, which yields MADHLIFSLQAPTFLIFPSLHRPWGFFRRLPGGVRFSVKEFRLSSQLQLAKSVSHSQSLASASSPCPPEKFDLVSTTQLKDGSYVFRFGDASEIEKYLEAEEKARCVEEEVEKKQHANTSEEASEVSRKQRVKDLDPVPVLKEKSDAKKEESAAPSNLSSNVIKIKDRKRVRAPTKKKKETLISVNVSRSQEDKVETKLASVSNLSSIATVAEAIPTSSTEENAVVSEESEPVAVEPLSSKVMETVSVNKIGDRETNGYQQITENRMEVQTRPRSSSSQHGSQSHGLEEVVTVSTVEIDDNLAVREKPVGTIEAEENLVVEPTATAAVFPDEFVSTPEATPSSVDEIAQRPVSSEENPMKSFEAEEDNLAEPGSQSQDLEEVAPVYAIEIDDNLAVREKPVKNIEAEENLVVEPTDTAAAGELISTSEAIDCSVDEIAQKPVIDTSEEKPIKTFEPEENILVEPEATHLSNAEIAEKPAVDASEENDGENVASTIEDEITVKDAIIDNGSISKTADETEGEDLQVPALETTTLEPIEVASDREELLSKEFYLDSGLASLQRPYKALAGREDAYFTFHHNWIGIADGVSQWSFEGINKGMYSQELMSNCQKIISDETAKMTDPVQVLHRSVNETKSSGSSTALIAHLDNNELHIANIGDTGFIVIRDGTVLQKSSPMFHHFCFPLQITQGCDVLKLAEVYNVKLDEGDVVIVATDGLFDNLYEKEIVSIVCESLEQSLEPQEIAELVAAKAQEVGGSETERTPFADAAKEEGYVGHKGGKLDAVTVIVSFVKTVST from the exons ATGGCTGATCACTTGATATTTTCTCTTCAAGCTCCtacttttttgatttttccttctcttcaccGTCCATGGGGTTTCTTTCGGAGACTTCCTGGTGGAGTTAGATTCTCCGTTAAGGAGTTCCGATTGTCTTCTCAACTACAGTTGGCTAAGTCCGTTTCACATTCACAGTCTTTAGCTTCCGCTTCTTCTCCATGTCCACCGGAGAAGTTCGATCTCGTGTCCACCACTC AGCTTAAGGATGGAAGTTATGTCTTCCGGTTTGGGGATGCAAGTGAAATTGAGAAATATCTAGAGGCTGAAGAAAAAGCGAGATgcgtagaagaagaagtagagaagAAGCAACATGCGAATACATCAGAAGAAGCCAGTGAAGTTTCAAGGAAACAACGGGTAAAAGATCTTGATCCTGTTCCTGTATTGAAGGAAAAATCTGATGCGAAGAAAGAGGAAAGTGCTGCTCCTTCCAACCTTAGTAGCAATGTCATCAAAATTAAGGATCGTAAAAGGGTTCGTGCTCCtactaagaagaaaaaagaaactttaattTCGGTGAATGTATCACGGAGCCAAGAAGATAAGGTTGAAACGAAACTTGCTAGTGTGTCCAATCTGAGCTCCATAGCTACTGTAGCAGAAGCTATTCCTACTAGCTCAACTGAAGAAAATGCAGTTGTTTCTGAGGAATCTGAGCCAGTTGCTGTGGAGCCTCTTTCTTCTAAAGTCATGGAGACAGTTTCAGTCAATAAAATAGGAGACCGTGAGACAAATGGTTATCAACAAATCACTGAGAATCGTATGGAGGTTCAAACAAGACCGAGATCATCTAGTTCACAACATGGCTCACAGTCCCATGGTCTTGAGGAAGTTGTGACTGTATCCACCGTCGAAATTGATGACAATTTGGCTGTGAGGGAAAAGCCTGTGGGAACCATTGAAGCTGAGGAGAATCTTGTAGTTGAACCAACAGCTACAGCTGCTGTGTTTCCTGATGAATTCGTTTCAACTCCAGAAGCAACACCTAGCAGCGTTGATGAGATCGCTCAAAGGCCTGTATCGTCTGAGGAAAATCCTATGAAAAGTTTTGAAGCTGAGGAAGATAATTTAGCTGAACCTGGCTCACAGTCCCAGGATCTTGAGGAAGTTGCGCCTGTATACGCCATCGAAATTGATGACAATTTGGCTGTGAGGGAAAAGCCTGTGAAAAATATTGAAGCTGAGGAGAATCTTGTAGTTGAACCAACAGATACAGCTGCTGCTGGTGAACTCATTTCAACTTCAGAAGCAATAGATTGTAGCGTTGATGAGATCGCTCAAAAGCCTGTAATTGATACTTCTGAGGAAAAACCTATAAAAACTTTTGAACCTGAGGAGAATATTTTAGTTGAACCGGAAGCAACACATCTCAGCAACGCTGAGATCGCGGAAAAGCCTGCAGTTGATGCGTCTGAG GAAAATGATGGAGAAAATGTGGCTTCAACCATAGAAGATGAAATAACTGTGAAGGACGCAATAATTGATAATGGTAGCATATCTAAAACCGCCGATGAAACAGAAGGGGAAGATCTCCAAGTTCCTGCACTTGAAACGACCACTCTTGAACCAATTGAAGTGGCTTCTGACAG GGAAGAGCTTTTGTCCAAAGAATTTTACTTGGACTCTGGTTTGGCTTCACTCCAAAGGCCCTATAAG GCTTTGGCAGGTCGGGAAGATGCTTATTTTACCTTTCACCACAACTGGATAGGTATTGCTGATGGAGTCTCTCAGTGGTCATTTGAAG GAATCAATAAGGGAATGTATTCTCAAGAACTCATGAGCAACTGTCAGAAGATTATTTCTGATGAAACCGCTAAGATGACTGACCCAGTTCAAGTTCTCCATAGAAGTGTCAATGAGACCAAGTCCTCTGGATCATCAACAGCCTTAATTGCTCATCTTGACAATAAT GAACTCCACATTGCCAATATCGGAGATACAGGATTCATAGTTATTAGGGACGGCACAGTATTGCAGAAGTCGTCTCCAATGtttcatcatttttgttttcccttaCAAATTACGCAAGGCTGTGATGTCCTAAAACTTGCAGAG GTTTACAATGTGAAACTGGATGAAGGCGATGTTGTCATCGTAGCAACTGATGGACTCTTTGACAATTTGTACGAGAAAGAAATAGTTTCAATAGTTTGCGAGTCACTGGAACAGAGTTTGGAACCTCAG GAAATAGCAGAGTTAGTGGCTGCAAAGGCACAAGAGGTGGGAGGAagtgaaacagagagaacacCGTTTGCAGACGcagctaaagaagaaggatatGTTGGACACAAAGGTGGTAAACTTGATGCTGTTACTGTCATCGTTTCATTCGTCAAAACTGTCTCTACTTAA
- the LOC104729905 gene encoding protein ROOT PRIMORDIUM DEFECTIVE 1-like — protein sequence MKLFLRNASSITLNPKLASTILPSILVKPFSQSTTIPKKQDRVRDHGYDNYMEVEKKIRKVIKFHSLILSQPNNTIAISLLDTLARRLGLGFKQHEPGAFLLKFPHVFEIYEHPVQRILYARLTRKALDQIRDEHEALLSQIPDAVTRLRKLVMMSNTGRIRLEHVRIARTEFGLPEDFEYSVVLKHPEFFRLIDAEETRDKYIEIVERDSSLTICAIERVREIEYRTKGIDAEDVRFSFVVNFPPGFKIGKYFRIAVWKWQRLPYWSPYEDISGYDLRSMEAQNRLEKRAVACIHELLSLTLEKKITLERIAHFRNVMNLPKKLKEFLLQHQGIFYISTRGNYGKLHTVFLREAYKRGELVEPNDVYLARRRLAELVLMSPRKAKVDAELVSYRNGLDDEDDIE from the coding sequence atgaagcTTTTTCTAAGGAATGCTTCTTCAataaccttaaaccctaaattagcGAGTACGATTCTTCCTTCAATCCTCGTGAAACCCTTTTCTCAATCCACCACCATTCCCAAGAAACAAGATCGAGTTCGTGACCATGGCTACGACAATTACATGGAAGTCGAGAAAAAAATCCGTAAAGTCATCAAATTTCACAGCTTGATTCTCTCACAACCAAACAACACCATCGCAATCTCTCTCCTAGACACGTTAGCTCGTCGTCTAGGTCTCGGGTTCAAGCAACACGAGCCAGGCGCTTTCCTCCTCAAATTCCCACACGTGTTCGAGATATACGAGCACCCAGTTCAACGAATCCTCTATGCTCGATTAACAAGAAAGGCTTTGGATCAAATCCGCGACGAGCACGAAGCTCTTCTCTCCCAAATACCCGACGCAGTGACCCGGTTGAGGAAACTCGTGATGATGTCGAATACGGGTCGGATCCGTCTTGAGCATGTAAGGATCGCTCGCACTGAGTTTGGTCTCCCTGAAGATTTCGAGTACTCTGTGGTTCTGAAACATCCAGAGTTCTTTAGGCTCATTGATGCTGAAGAGACTCGAGATAAGTACATTGAGATTGTGGAGAGAGATTCTAGTTTAACGATTTGTGCGATTGAGAGAGTTAGAGAGATTGAGTATAGAACAAAAGGTATTGATGCAGAGGATGTTAGATTCTCATTCGTTGTGAATTTTCCTCCTGGTTTCAAGATTGGAAAGTATTTTCGAATCGCTGTTTGGAAATGGCAGAGACTTCCTTATTGGTCACCTTATGAGGATATATCTGGTTACGATTTGAGATCAATGGAAGCTCAGAATAGATTAGAGAAGAGAGCTGTTGCTTGTATCCATGAGTTGTTGTCTTTGACTCTTGAGAAGAAGATCACGCTTGAGAGAATTGCTCATTTTAGAAATGTTATGAATTTGCCTAAGAAGTTGAAAGAGTTTCTTCTGCAGCATCAGGGGATATTTTATATATCGACTCGTGGGAATTATGGGAAGCTTCATACGGTGTTTTTAAGAGAGGCGTATAAGAGAGGGGAGTTGGTTGAACCAAATGATGTGTATTTAGCTAGGAGGAGATTAGCTGAGCTTGTGTTGATGAGTCCTAGAAAAGCTAAGGTTGATGCAGAGTTGGTTAGCTACAGAAATGGattggatgatgaagatgatattgaATGA